DNA sequence from the Chryseobacterium turcicum genome:
TGAATAAATCGCCGCCATTCCTGTAGCGAAGGCATAACCAGCTTCTGCGCCTTCCATTTTTGCAATTTTATCTGTAAATTCTGTAACATTGGGATTTGAAAATCGGCTATACAGATTTTTAGATTTTTCATCAGCAAAACTTGCTCTCATATCTTCGGCATCTTCAAAAACAAAGCTTGAGGTAAGGTATAACGGCGTAGAATGCTCATCAAACTGAGTTCTTTCGGTTTGGGTTCTTATAGCAAGGGTTTCGAAATTTTCCATATTTTTTGAAAATGTAACAATGTATCAGTCTAGCAATGTAATAATGAGATGCTTCGACAAGCTCAGCATGACAATTGTAATAAATATTGGTAAACTGCTACATTATTAAATTGTTATATTAATTATTATTTTGTTTCACTAAGTCTTAAAATATCTCCGAAAACTCCTCTGGCTGTAACTTTTGCTCCGGCACCGGCTCCCATGATGACGATTGGGTTTTCGCCATAACTTTCGGTGTAGATTTCAAAAATAGAATCTGAACCTTTCAGTTGTCCTAAAGCGGAACTTGCAGGGACAGAAATTAGTTTTACATCGAGATTGCCTTTTTCTTTTTGTAAATCTCCGTGCAAGTCTCCTACATATCTTAAAACGTGACCAGGCTCTTGGTTTTTCTTAATCTTATCGTATTCTTCATCCAACTCTTCCAATCTCGAAAGAAATTCTTGTTTTGATACGGAAAGTAAAGCTTCAGGAACTAGATTTTGGATGTTGATATCATTAAATTCATTAATTAAATCTAATTCTCTCGCCAAGATTAATAATTTTCTTGCTACATCATTTCCTGATAAATCTTCCCTTGGGTCTGGTTCTGTAAAACCTTTTTCTAAAGCTTCGTTAACGATGGTTGAAAACTTATCATCTCTCAAAGAGAAGTTATTAAAAACATAACTTAATGTTCCTGAAAAAACACCTTTTATTCTCGTAATATTTTCACCGGAAAGGTGTAAAAGTTTTATGGTATCTATTAATGGCAAACCTGCGCCAACATTGGTTTCATAAAGATAACGCTTGTTATTTTTGTTCAACGTATATCTTAGTTTACGATATTCTTCAATGGGAAGTGTATTGAAAATTTTATTGGAAGAAACCAAATCAAAACCGTTTTCTGCCAATGCATGATAGTTTTTCACAAAATCTTTACTCGCTGTATTATCAACAACAATAAGATTTTCGAGCTGATTTTCTTTAGAGAAATTAATTAACTCTCCTACTTCAGAAGTTTTTTCAGAAGCAAAAACCTCATCGCTCCATTGATTATCAAAACCTTTTTTGTTAAAAGCTATTTTTCTTGAATTGGCTACCGCAACAACTTTAAGATGTATATTTTTTCTGCGCTTAATTTCTTCCGAAGAATGTAAAACCTGCTCTATTAAAGTCTTTCCTACATTTCCGTGACCAATAATTGCCAAGTGAACTGTTTTTGGTTTTTTGAAAATTTCAGACTCAATGATATTTTTAGTTTTCTCATCCTGAGAAGAAGTCACAACAATATTAATACGTTTTTCACTTGAGTTTTGGTTTAATAACAACGGAAAAACGTTATTTCTTGCCAATTCTGAAAGTATTTTATTTAAATCTTCTGCCACAAAACCGATGACAGAAACATTATTGATGCTGTAAATCTGAGTAACTTTTCCTGATTTTCTTTCTGTTGCAAATTCTTCAATCAGACAGTTTACTGCTTTTTCAGAATCATCTTCATGTACAAGAATTGACAATCCGTTTTCTACTGCCTGCTGAGAAATTATTCCTACACTGATACGGGCAAATGTAAGGGCTTTGAAAACTCTTCCATCGATTCCTATTTCACCCAAAAAATCTTGTCCTTCAAATTTGACAATTGACCTGTTTTTTAAAAACTTTATTTCGTTTGCATTACTTTTCATCTGTAACCTTTTTTATTTCTTCGTAAGACGGAATTACCTTAAACTCCTTTTATCTTACAAAATATTATTTATGATATTATTTAATTGACTGTATTCCATTAAGAAGGCATCATGCCCGTGAACTGATTTGATCTCGTGATAGAAAACATCATCTTTATTCTCCCTTAGCTTTTCAAAGCATTGTCTGATTTCAGAGGCAGGAAAAAACAAATCTGTATCTACAGAGATCATGTGCATTCGTGCCTGAATTTTCTCCAATCTATTTTCGTTTGCATTAATATTCATCAGTAAATGATTCATCAGTTTGTAAGATTTTAAACTAAATCTTTCGGCAAGAGATTCTCCATGATAATTCAGCCAATCTTCAGATTCTAGCTGTTGCTTTTCCGCATTGTATTTATTTTGAAATCTATTGTTTAAAGATTGAGGTGTTCTGTAGCACAACATAGCATGAATTCTGGCTTTTTGTAGCGGCTTATCATTTCCATTCAATAAAAATTTTTGAACGAGACATTGAGCATGTAACCAATCATGAGTTTTAGAATCACAAGCAATTGGAATAAAAATTTCGGCTAAATCTGGCTTTTTCGAAAGCATTTCCCAGCCGATTCCACCACCCAAAGAGCCTCCAATCAGAGCGTATATGTTTTTAATGTTTAAAATTTCAAGACCTTTCAGAAATACATTTGCAATATCTGAAGGTGTAAAATCTGAATATTCGTCAATAAAAAAATCATCATAACCGTTTCCGGGAATATTGAAACAGAGTATCGTATATTTATTTGTATCAATCACCTGATTTTCATCAATCAGTTGTTTCCACCATCCTTTTTCTCCGGTAACATTTGAGTTTCCAGTTAAGGCATGATTTACCAAGATAATGGGTGCAGAAAACAACTCTTTCCCAAAAAGCTGATAGCTTAACGGGATATGGTATTCTCTCTGAGAATCGGTTTTGTACAAAAAGTTAATATGTTGCAGTTCTGTTTTCAAATTATATATTATTAAAAATAAATTTGAAAATGCCATGAGAATGGCTGAAAAGAACTTCAGTAAGTTATCTGTCCAAAATAAATTATTTGGTAGAACGTAGCACCTTCTCTGCTTGCACAAAGGGTTGCTAAGGTTTCATAGGGTCTATATCCCTCAACCTTTCTTGATAACATTTTCAATATGTAAATGAACGAATGGTGCAAAGGTAAAACTTTTTCTTTTAAAAATTAAAAAAAATTAACAAATAAGATAAAACTTAATCCTAGTAAGGTTTTGAGAAGATTGTTAAGAATTATTCAGATTTAAAAAATTGGAAATAGTGAGCAAAAAAAATTAACTTAGCCATGAAAATGGCTGAAAATGAACATCGAAAAGCAAAGATTACAAGATAAAGATTGGAAAAACTGGGGCCCATATGTAAGCAACAGACAATGGGGAAATGTACGTGAAGACTACAGCCCCAATGGAGATGCTTGGCATTTTGCCAACCATGATATTGCAGAAAGCCACACCTATCGTTGGGGAGAAGAAGGCATCGCGGGAATCTCGGACCCAAAACAATTATTCTGTTTTGCGCTTTCATTTTGGAATAAAAAAGATAAAAGAATAAAAGAACGCTTTTTCGGATTGAGTAATCCTCAGGGAAATCACGGCGAAGACATTAAAGAAATTTTCTACTATCTTGATAATACACCTACTCACAGCTATATGAAGATGGTGTATAAATATCCTATCAACGAATTTCCTTATGACGATATCGTCGCAGAAAACGGTCGACGCACAAAAAACCAACCCGAGTATGAACTTTTCGATACCGGAATTTTTGATAAAGATGAATACTTTGACATTTTCATAGAATACTGTAAATCTGATGCCCATGATATTTTAATACGTGTTACCGTTTGTAACAGAAGCAATCAAGCTGCACCGATTGTTATTTTACCAACAGCATGGTTTAGAAACAATTGGAAATGGGGTTATAATGAGTACAAAGGCCAAGTAGCAGGTGGAAAAGAAGGCTGTATCGATGTTCTTCACGACAGTATTCCCATCAAAAAGTTTTATTCGAAAAATAAGAATGCAGAACAGGTTTTCTGTGAGAATGAGACGAACAATCCTAAACTTCATGGCGCTCCGTTTGTAGAAAACGCTTATTACAAAGATGGAATCAACGACTATGTTATTCATCAACAAAATACCGTAAATCCAGAAAAAAAAGGAACAAAAGCCGCGTTTATTATTGATGAAATTATCGAAGCCGGGCAGTCTGAAGTTTTTGAATTTAGATTGTCTCCTTACGATATGGATGATGCTTTTTATCAGTTTGATGACATCTTTAATGCAAGAATAAATGAAGCCAATGAATTTTACGACGAAATTCAACAAGATATATTTAATGACGATGAAAAGAATGTACAGCGACAGGCTTTTGCAGGTCTTCTTTGGAACAAACAATTCTATCATTACAATGTCGGAAAATGGCTGAAAGGTGACCCAAATTATGAAGCTCCGAGAGATTTTAATCATTATGTAAGAAATACGGAGTGGGAACATCTTCACAATAAAGATATCATCTCAATGCCCGATAAATGGGAATACCCTTGGTACGCGACCTGGGATTTGGCGTTTCACTGTGTTCCGTTTGCTATAATTGATGCCGATTTTGCTAAAA
Encoded proteins:
- a CDS encoding ACT domain-containing protein produces the protein MKSNANEIKFLKNRSIVKFEGQDFLGEIGIDGRVFKALTFARISVGIISQQAVENGLSILVHEDDSEKAVNCLIEEFATERKSGKVTQIYSINNVSVIGFVAEDLNKILSELARNNVFPLLLNQNSSEKRINIVVTSSQDEKTKNIIESEIFKKPKTVHLAIIGHGNVGKTLIEQVLHSSEEIKRRKNIHLKVVAVANSRKIAFNKKGFDNQWSDEVFASEKTSEVGELINFSKENQLENLIVVDNTASKDFVKNYHALAENGFDLVSSNKIFNTLPIEEYRKLRYTLNKNNKRYLYETNVGAGLPLIDTIKLLHLSGENITRIKGVFSGTLSYVFNNFSLRDDKFSTIVNEALEKGFTEPDPREDLSGNDVARKLLILARELDLINEFNDINIQNLVPEALLSVSKQEFLSRLEELDEEYDKIKKNQEPGHVLRYVGDLHGDLQKEKGNLDVKLISVPASSALGQLKGSDSIFEIYTESYGENPIVIMGAGAGAKVTARGVFGDILRLSETK
- a CDS encoding alpha/beta fold hydrolase, yielding MKTELQHINFLYKTDSQREYHIPLSYQLFGKELFSAPIILVNHALTGNSNVTGEKGWWKQLIDENQVIDTNKYTILCFNIPGNGYDDFFIDEYSDFTPSDIANVFLKGLEILNIKNIYALIGGSLGGGIGWEMLSKKPDLAEIFIPIACDSKTHDWLHAQCLVQKFLLNGNDKPLQKARIHAMLCYRTPQSLNNRFQNKYNAEKQQLESEDWLNYHGESLAERFSLKSYKLMNHLLMNINANENRLEKIQARMHMISVDTDLFFPASEIRQCFEKLRENKDDVFYHEIKSVHGHDAFLMEYSQLNNIINNIL
- a CDS encoding MGH1-like glycoside hydrolase domain-containing protein; amino-acid sequence: MNIEKQRLQDKDWKNWGPYVSNRQWGNVREDYSPNGDAWHFANHDIAESHTYRWGEEGIAGISDPKQLFCFALSFWNKKDKRIKERFFGLSNPQGNHGEDIKEIFYYLDNTPTHSYMKMVYKYPINEFPYDDIVAENGRRTKNQPEYELFDTGIFDKDEYFDIFIEYCKSDAHDILIRVTVCNRSNQAAPIVILPTAWFRNNWKWGYNEYKGQVAGGKEGCIDVLHDSIPIKKFYSKNKNAEQVFCENETNNPKLHGAPFVENAYYKDGINDYVIHQQNTVNPEKKGTKAAFIIDEIIEAGQSEVFEFRLSPYDMDDAFYQFDDIFNARINEANEFYDEIQQDIFNDDEKNVQRQAFAGLLWNKQFYHYNVGKWLKGDPNYEAPRDFNHYVRNTEWEHLHNKDIISMPDKWEYPWYATWDLAFHCVPFAIIDADFAKNQLLLLTKEWYMHPNGQMPAYEWNLSDVNPPVHAWSCFRVFKIDEKTNGKPDLLFLEKVFQKLLLNFTWWVNRKDKNGKNIFGGGFLGLDNIGAFDRNMELKDGEHLEQADGTSWMAMYALNMMRISMELAQYYQVYEDMAIKFFEHYLYIAEAMENMGEGKEGLWNEEDGFFYDVLQLANGESVSLRLRSIVGLIPLFAVEIIDHHLLNKMPNFRERMEWVLKNKPELTSLVSHWDEEGSGRKHLMSILRKQRLTKVLTRMLDEKEFLSSYGIRAMSKVYEENPFVFTVHGNKNVVYYTPAESDSRMFGGNSNWRGPIWFPINFLIVESLQRFHFYYGNSLKVELPTGSGEKKNLDEVAQNISGRLCSIFLKDESGQRAFNGGNYKFNYDPHFKDYITFFEYFHGDNGRGVGASHQTGWTATVAKLMKPRLA